The following proteins are co-located in the Lacticaseibacillus paracasei subsp. paracasei genome:
- a CDS encoding helix-turn-helix transcriptional regulator: MSNSLRHYRREKEMSQLELAKQVGVTRLTISNIETGKTKDPATSITLRISEILGHSVDAIFGSENVNLDKHIPAQREEAVK, encoded by the coding sequence ATGAGCAACAGCTTGCGTCATTATCGCCGAGAAAAAGAGATGTCTCAGTTAGAACTAGCAAAGCAAGTTGGCGTCACTCGCTTAACCATATCCAATATTGAAACAGGAAAAACAAAGGATCCGGCGACTTCAATTACGTTGAGAATTTCTGAAATTTTGGGTCATAGCGTTGATGCTATTTTTGGTAGCGAAAATGTAAACCTTGATAAACACATTCCCGCCCAGCGAGAGGAGGCAGTCAAATGA
- the coaA gene encoding type I pantothenate kinase: MQSEMNYYKFDRAEWSQFHSQNFTNVTDEELAQLRSLNDEISLDDVKMIYSPLRHLIHIRYEDYQGDMFTLSRFLGMQRNPHTPFIIGIAGSVAVGKSTTARLLQLLLSRAYPEKRVQQMTTDGFLYPNAELERRGILDRKGFPESYDMELLIHFMNNVKNASGALRAPKYSHQIYDIVPGEYELIDRPDILIVEGINVLQLPSKQPIYVSDYFDFSIYVDANPDLIEQWYLERFGILLDTAFTDPNNYYYQYAIGDRADAFAMARQVWRDVNLKNLNEYILPTKNRADIILHKTTGHEIDQVSLRKW; the protein is encoded by the coding sequence ATGCAATCCGAAATGAATTACTATAAATTTGATCGTGCAGAATGGTCGCAATTCCATTCCCAGAACTTCACCAATGTCACTGATGAAGAGTTGGCGCAGTTGCGATCATTGAATGATGAAATCAGTCTTGATGATGTCAAAATGATCTACTCACCATTGCGACACCTGATTCACATCCGCTATGAGGATTATCAAGGCGATATGTTCACCTTGAGCCGCTTTTTAGGGATGCAACGAAATCCGCACACACCATTCATCATTGGTATTGCTGGATCGGTGGCAGTTGGTAAAAGCACCACCGCGCGCTTGCTACAACTGTTGCTGAGCCGGGCTTATCCGGAAAAACGCGTGCAACAGATGACGACAGACGGTTTTTTATATCCTAATGCTGAGTTAGAACGCCGGGGTATTCTCGATCGTAAAGGCTTCCCTGAAAGCTATGATATGGAACTTTTAATCCATTTCATGAACAACGTCAAAAATGCGAGCGGCGCTTTGCGTGCACCAAAGTATAGCCACCAGATTTACGACATTGTCCCAGGCGAATATGAGCTGATCGATCGACCAGATATCCTGATTGTCGAAGGAATCAACGTGCTCCAGCTGCCAAGCAAGCAGCCAATCTACGTCAGCGACTACTTTGATTTCTCGATTTACGTTGATGCCAATCCCGACCTCATTGAACAATGGTATCTGGAGCGTTTCGGCATCCTGCTCGACACGGCCTTCACGGATCCGAACAACTATTACTATCAATACGCGATTGGCGACCGAGCCGATGCCTTCGCAATGGCGCGGCAAGTTTGGCGCGATGTGAACCTCAAGAACCTGAATGAGTACATCCTGCCAACCAAAAATCGTGCTGATATTATTTTGCACAAAACAACGGGACATGAAATTGACCAAGTTTCGCTGCGAAAATGGTAA
- a CDS encoding helix-turn-helix domain-containing protein — MWYIIEKIMNKKGYSIRKLSRVAGYKNPTTIYSIKTGQSKDPSFSTMIRIADALGVSLDELRPDKQGEKKA, encoded by the coding sequence ATGTGGTACATCATCGAAAAAATTATGAACAAAAAAGGCTACAGTATCAGGAAACTTTCCAGAGTTGCTGGGTATAAAAATCCAACAACTATTTATTCAATCAAAACCGGTCAAAGCAAAGATCCGTCATTTTCAACGATGATCCGAATTGCGGATGCTCTAGGCGTTAGCCTTGACGAACTGAGGCCTGATAAGCAAGGAGAGAAGAAAGCATGA
- a CDS encoding recombinase RecT — MTTQYDLTKMPVKKLIETQTIKNKFAALLDKRAPQFLSSIASAVSLNPSLARVDQLSVINSAMVAATLDLPVNPSLGFVYIVPYKNQAQPQIGYKGYIQLAQRSGRYQRLTALPIYEDEFKSWNPLTEELEYTPNFHDREASEKPVGYAASFKLTNGFEKMVYWTYQQVDDHRKRFSKSGGGTEPKGVWKDNYEAMALKTVIKSLLTKWGPMTTDMQSAVSADEKPVEADPELKDVTPEDPNSIEDALNAPAEPVTKSEVKPDALKPDITHDPNAGKQPEIFDGQQG, encoded by the coding sequence ATGACGACACAATATGACCTAACAAAAATGCCAGTTAAGAAACTGATTGAGACGCAAACGATTAAGAATAAGTTTGCAGCGCTTCTGGACAAACGGGCACCACAGTTTCTTTCATCGATTGCCAGCGCGGTAAGCCTTAATCCAAGCTTAGCCAGAGTTGATCAGTTAAGTGTTATCAACTCGGCCATGGTAGCAGCAACGCTCGATCTTCCGGTTAACCCGAGCTTGGGTTTTGTCTACATCGTTCCATACAAGAACCAGGCGCAGCCACAGATTGGTTATAAAGGCTACATCCAATTAGCTCAACGATCAGGACGGTATCAGCGCCTGACTGCTTTACCAATTTATGAAGATGAGTTCAAGAGCTGGAACCCACTAACGGAGGAACTTGAGTACACGCCGAACTTCCACGATCGCGAAGCAAGCGAAAAACCGGTTGGCTATGCCGCGTCGTTCAAACTGACTAACGGTTTTGAAAAGATGGTCTATTGGACATATCAGCAAGTCGATGATCATCGCAAGCGTTTCAGCAAATCTGGTGGTGGCACGGAGCCCAAGGGCGTTTGGAAAGACAACTACGAGGCTATGGCCCTGAAGACGGTAATCAAATCGCTGCTGACTAAGTGGGGTCCAATGACAACCGACATGCAAAGTGCGGTCAGTGCCGATGAAAAACCAGTCGAAGCTGATCCAGAACTGAAGGACGTTACCCCCGAAGATCCTAACTCTATCGAGGATGCACTTAACGCTCCTGCTGAACCAGTCACAAAATCGGAGGTGAAGCCAGATGCTCTTAAGCCAGACATTACCCACGACCCAAATGCAGGAAAACAACCAGAAATCTTTGACGGTCAACAAGGATAA
- a CDS encoding DUF1064 domain-containing protein, translated as MVIRKRRRGKYNAQPVVIDGIRFASKAEGAYYMLIRNKTQKITMQEHFEIISAFVINGKRYSARRYTPDFCFYENGKLTKVVDVKGGNATLTRDSKQKMLLFMIRYKIPITIARYDYHTGLFTEEQL; from the coding sequence ATGGTTATCCGCAAGAGACGCAGAGGCAAGTACAATGCGCAGCCAGTCGTAATTGATGGCATTCGATTTGCAAGCAAAGCAGAGGGCGCCTACTACATGCTGATACGCAACAAGACACAGAAGATCACGATGCAGGAACATTTCGAGATTATTTCGGCTTTCGTGATAAACGGCAAGCGATATTCAGCACGAAGATACACTCCAGATTTCTGCTTTTACGAAAATGGCAAGCTAACGAAAGTGGTGGACGTCAAAGGTGGGAATGCCACACTGACTCGTGATTCTAAGCAGAAAATGCTGCTGTTCATGATCAGGTACAAGATACCAATCACGATTGCTAGATATGACTATCACACAGGACTATTCACGGAAGAACAGCTTTAG
- a CDS encoding DUF2513 domain-containing protein, with the protein MKLNPDCLRDVLLVVETNASTSQWVEAKTLLADPRMSSYSYEEIAYHVRQANWAGLLAEVNWFMDEGFLIKDLTPSGHQFLADIREDTNWNKVKSVLKKVGSFSISAITQAAAGVVQADIQKHLGL; encoded by the coding sequence ATGAAACTCAATCCAGACTGTTTACGTGATGTGCTTTTAGTTGTGGAAACCAATGCCTCTACCAGCCAATGGGTAGAAGCAAAAACACTTTTAGCTGATCCTAGAATGAGCTCTTATTCTTACGAAGAGATCGCTTACCATGTACGCCAAGCAAATTGGGCAGGACTTTTAGCTGAAGTTAACTGGTTTATGGACGAAGGGTTTCTAATCAAAGACTTGACGCCTAGTGGGCACCAGTTCTTGGCGGACATTCGTGAAGACACCAACTGGAATAAAGTGAAGTCTGTTTTAAAAAAAGTTGGTTCGTTTTCAATTTCTGCGATTACTCAGGCTGCTGCTGGCGTGGTTCAGGCTGATATACAGAAACATCTAGGCCTCTGA
- a CDS encoding PD-(D/E)XK nuclease-like domain-containing protein, whose product MTVNKDNYYSLDTSFKYQSATWFKKFLTCEAEAMAELQGKWTPKGDPTALLVGNYLHSYFESKQAHESFIKGHPEMFSTRGSSKGQLKAPYKQADAMIKTLEADENVQRLYQGEKEEILTGDLFGVEWMGKLDCFDSTKSFFLDLKTTQSLHKKYWKPGERQPTSFIDAYNYQLQMAVYQELIYQNYGTRPRAFIIAVTKEDVPDHAVIEVPQYRMDEALEEIHDSTEHVEAVKSGQVRPHRCEACEYCKATKRVATIISMDELVE is encoded by the coding sequence TTGACGGTCAACAAGGATAATTATTACTCGCTGGATACCAGTTTCAAATATCAGTCTGCTACCTGGTTTAAGAAGTTTCTGACATGCGAAGCAGAAGCGATGGCCGAGTTGCAAGGTAAATGGACACCAAAAGGCGATCCGACTGCCTTGCTGGTTGGAAACTATCTACACAGCTATTTTGAATCCAAGCAAGCTCATGAGTCTTTTATCAAAGGACACCCAGAGATGTTCTCAACTCGTGGATCATCAAAAGGACAACTGAAAGCTCCGTATAAACAAGCTGATGCCATGATTAAAACACTTGAAGCTGATGAGAATGTTCAGCGACTTTATCAGGGCGAAAAAGAAGAGATCCTGACCGGTGATCTGTTTGGGGTCGAGTGGATGGGCAAGCTGGACTGCTTCGACTCCACAAAGTCATTCTTTTTGGATCTAAAGACCACACAGTCGCTTCACAAGAAGTATTGGAAACCAGGAGAACGTCAACCAACCAGCTTCATTGATGCCTACAACTATCAGCTTCAGATGGCGGTTTATCAGGAGCTGATTTACCAAAATTACGGAACGCGACCACGAGCATTCATCATCGCCGTGACCAAGGAAGACGTACCCGACCATGCCGTCATCGAAGTGCCACAGTACCGTATGGACGAGGCGCTGGAAGAGATCCATGACAGCACCGAACACGTTGAGGCGGTTAAATCCGGTCAGGTGCGGCCACATCGATGTGAGGCCTGCGAATACTGCAAGGCAACTAAACGAGTCGCCACAATTATCAGCATGGACGAGCTAGTCGAGTAG
- a CDS encoding tyrosine-type recombinase/integrase: MPKWTPYKRHPGVYEYQTKKGKRFGVRRTYDDAMGERKEFSKSGFIHWQDADIEIKQFEAKLARGEVSGSLSHRMTVDQYYQQMAKRKMKMGIWRESTARANKNFYSKYLKPAFGKTPLQDVSRAKYQRFLDELSQSGLALTTVHTIDAVMKSIMNAAEFEDVIDKNRLRGMQINGKAPRNKDLEPHSFELWLNAAKITMDKYEMALIITATLGLRRGEVMGLRNESIKISHDQINDADVAQISIDMQRNTNELNGAPLKTKSSYRTIWAFGKTVDYLKYAMVTANNLRQRNHIQAEKHWLWLNNDGNPLHPTHLNRLMRRVSNESGIEVYPHLLRHYFATQAIAANKPQIDVMHYLGHKNLQMTADYTRSTKAASLNVFNSIDKFF, translated from the coding sequence ATGCCAAAATGGACACCGTACAAACGCCATCCCGGGGTGTATGAATACCAGACCAAAAAAGGAAAAAGGTTTGGTGTCAGACGAACCTATGATGATGCTATGGGAGAAAGAAAAGAATTCTCCAAATCCGGTTTCATCCATTGGCAAGATGCTGATATTGAAATCAAACAATTTGAGGCAAAGCTTGCTCGCGGAGAAGTTTCAGGGTCTTTGAGTCATAGAATGACCGTTGATCAATATTACCAGCAAATGGCAAAGCGAAAAATGAAAATGGGTATCTGGCGTGAATCAACAGCAAGAGCGAACAAGAACTTCTATTCAAAGTATCTCAAGCCGGCATTTGGCAAAACACCTCTACAAGATGTATCAAGAGCCAAATATCAGCGTTTTCTCGATGAGTTATCACAATCAGGTCTAGCGTTAACAACTGTCCATACTATTGATGCTGTCATGAAGAGCATCATGAATGCTGCTGAATTTGAGGATGTCATCGACAAAAATCGGCTTCGAGGTATGCAGATCAATGGGAAAGCCCCTCGAAATAAGGACTTAGAACCACATTCATTTGAACTGTGGCTAAATGCGGCAAAGATAACTATGGATAAGTACGAAATGGCCTTGATCATCACTGCAACGCTCGGACTTCGCCGCGGAGAAGTGATGGGTCTTCGAAATGAGTCCATCAAAATATCCCACGATCAAATCAACGATGCCGATGTCGCGCAAATCTCGATTGACATGCAGCGCAACACAAATGAGCTTAATGGTGCCCCGCTCAAGACCAAATCATCGTACAGAACCATATGGGCATTTGGCAAAACCGTTGATTATTTGAAGTATGCAATGGTCACGGCTAATAACCTAAGGCAAAGGAACCATATTCAAGCTGAGAAACATTGGCTGTGGCTTAACAATGATGGTAACCCGTTGCACCCCACCCATCTCAATCGATTGATGCGAAGGGTAAGCAATGAGTCCGGCATTGAAGTGTACCCACATTTGCTCAGACATTATTTTGCAACACAAGCGATTGCTGCCAACAAACCGCAAATTGATGTCATGCACTATCTTGGTCACAAGAATCTTCAAATGACAGCCGACTACACCCGTTCAACAAAAGCCGCTAGTCTAAATGTTTTTAATAGTATCGATAAGTTTTTTTAA
- a CDS encoding restriction endonuclease: MDNLLGCLGIVLILFLFIYYWYVAIPISLVLVIISIWLIKRRKAKQKETSDDFVYANPSPAFRPVKPKASKDDLNDEISNLEEKIKKLKNEQQDLIRTNKDAISIIVNKEIKRIDKLNGREFENYCGRMLEKLGFEDVNVTISSGDQGIDVLAKMGKTSYGFQCKHYSSPVGNKALQEAISGKEFYKVDKAVVITNNYFTPSAIALAQEAGIDTWNRDTLIDFVHDQVVPEIANKEQHESQSPVSNNDSQVGTTEPPKNEWEDF, from the coding sequence TTGGATAATTTATTGGGTTGTTTGGGAATTGTGCTGATTCTATTTCTGTTTATCTATTACTGGTATGTGGCAATTCCAATATCACTGGTACTTGTTATCATTAGTATTTGGTTAATTAAGCGCAGAAAAGCAAAACAAAAAGAAACGTCAGACGATTTTGTATACGCAAATCCATCGCCTGCTTTTCGGCCCGTCAAGCCAAAGGCTAGTAAAGATGATCTTAATGATGAGATATCGAATTTAGAGGAAAAGATCAAAAAACTTAAAAACGAGCAGCAAGACCTGATAAGAACAAATAAAGATGCTATTAGTATAATTGTTAATAAGGAAATAAAGAGAATCGACAAGCTGAATGGCCGAGAATTTGAAAATTATTGTGGAAGAATGCTAGAAAAGCTGGGATTTGAAGATGTTAATGTGACTATTTCTTCGGGAGATCAAGGCATTGACGTTCTAGCCAAGATGGGGAAAACGTCATACGGATTCCAGTGCAAGCATTATTCTTCACCCGTTGGTAATAAAGCTCTCCAAGAGGCAATATCAGGAAAAGAATTCTACAAAGTCGATAAGGCAGTTGTCATAACAAATAACTACTTTACTCCCAGCGCTATAGCATTGGCACAAGAGGCCGGAATAGACACTTGGAACCGTGATACATTAATCGATTTTGTGCATGATCAAGTTGTTCCAGAAATTGCGAACAAAGAGCAGCATGAATCTCAATCACCTGTTTCAAATAATGATAGTCAAGTTGGTACCACTGAACCACCAAAAAATGAATGGGAGGATTTTTAA
- the guaA gene encoding glutamine-hydrolyzing GMP synthase, translating into MANDQNKDYDKIIVLDYGSQYNQLITRRIREFGIYSELKPHTITAAEVKKIAPKGIIFSGGPNSVYDEGALGVDEDLFKLGIPILGVCYGMQLMAQRLGGNVEPADNREYGKADIEVTDDSAKLFRDLPKDQTVWMSHGDLVTRVPEGFRRTATSINCPISAMDDDDRKFYGIQFHAEVQNTQYGHEILHHFAFDICKAEANWSMDDFITKQIDKIRAEVGDKRVLLGLSGGVDSSVVGVLLHKAIGTQLTSIFVDHGLLRKGEADQVMESLKGKFGLNIIKVNAKDRFLGDLKGVTDPEKKRKIIGRDFIEVFNEEAAKLNGIDFLAQGTLYTDVVESGTDTAQTIKSHHNVGGLPEDLKFKLIEPLNKLFKDEVRELGEKLGMPHALVWRQPFPGPGLGIRVIGEVTEDKLEIVRDSDYILREEIAKHGLDKDIWQYFTVLPGFRSVGVMGDGRTYDYTIGIRAITSIDGMTADFARINWDVLQEISSRIVNEVKNVNRVVYDITSKPPATIEWE; encoded by the coding sequence GTGGCAAATGACCAGAACAAGGATTACGACAAGATCATCGTCCTCGATTATGGCAGTCAGTATAATCAATTGATCACCCGGCGAATCCGGGAATTTGGGATTTACTCTGAATTAAAGCCTCATACGATCACGGCAGCGGAAGTCAAGAAGATTGCGCCTAAAGGCATTATCTTCTCAGGCGGCCCTAACAGTGTGTATGACGAAGGCGCGTTAGGTGTTGATGAGGATCTTTTCAAGCTCGGCATTCCGATTCTGGGTGTCTGTTATGGCATGCAGCTGATGGCACAACGGCTCGGTGGGAATGTTGAACCGGCTGATAACCGTGAATACGGCAAAGCGGACATTGAAGTCACCGATGACAGCGCCAAGCTTTTCCGCGATTTGCCAAAAGATCAAACCGTCTGGATGAGCCACGGCGACCTCGTGACCCGCGTACCAGAAGGCTTCCGGCGAACTGCAACCAGCATCAACTGCCCAATCAGTGCCATGGATGACGATGATCGTAAATTCTACGGTATCCAATTCCATGCTGAAGTTCAAAATACGCAATATGGCCATGAAATCCTCCACCATTTTGCCTTCGACATCTGCAAGGCTGAAGCCAACTGGAGCATGGACGACTTCATCACCAAACAAATTGACAAGATCCGGGCAGAAGTCGGCGACAAGCGCGTTCTCCTCGGCCTTTCCGGCGGGGTTGATTCATCCGTTGTCGGCGTGCTCCTGCACAAAGCCATCGGCACCCAGCTGACCAGTATTTTTGTTGATCACGGCTTACTGCGTAAAGGCGAAGCCGATCAAGTCATGGAAAGCCTCAAAGGCAAGTTCGGCCTGAACATCATCAAGGTCAACGCCAAAGATCGCTTCCTCGGCGACCTCAAAGGGGTTACTGATCCTGAAAAGAAACGTAAAATCATCGGTCGCGACTTCATCGAAGTTTTCAATGAAGAAGCAGCCAAGCTCAACGGCATCGATTTCTTAGCCCAAGGCACGCTCTACACCGATGTGGTTGAATCCGGTACCGACACCGCCCAGACCATTAAGTCTCACCACAACGTTGGCGGCCTGCCAGAAGACCTCAAGTTCAAGCTAATCGAACCGCTGAACAAGCTCTTTAAAGATGAAGTCCGCGAACTCGGCGAAAAACTCGGCATGCCCCACGCCCTCGTCTGGCGTCAACCATTCCCTGGCCCAGGCCTCGGCATCCGCGTCATCGGCGAAGTCACCGAAGATAAACTCGAAATCGTGCGCGATTCCGATTATATCCTCCGTGAAGAAATCGCTAAGCATGGCTTGGACAAGGACATTTGGCAATACTTTACCGTCTTGCCAGGCTTCCGATCCGTCGGTGTCATGGGCGATGGCCGAACCTACGATTACACCATCGGCATCCGCGCCATCACCTCAATTGACGGCATGACCGCCGACTTCGCCCGGATCAACTGGGATGTCCTACAGGAGATCTCAAGCCGGATTGTGAATGAAGTTAAGAACGTTAATCGGGTGGTTTATGATATTACTTCCAAGCCGCCGGCAACGATTGAGTGGGAATGA
- a CDS encoding C69 family dipeptidase → MAKRYVGSCTTVLVGKKASIDGSTIIARNEDGESPLHPQKFVYVKPEDQPRHYQSVLSKFAIDLPADPLGYTATPEAEDGHGIWAAAGINSENIAMTSTETITTNSRVLGVDPLVAAGIGEEDMPTIVLPYIHSARDGVQRLGSLLEQYGTYESNGIAFADKDEVWYFESIGGHHWAAIRIPDDAYVVAPNRFNITDFDFASDDTMSSADLRDLIETYHLNPDAEGYNLRHIFGSATIKDTRYNNPRAWYGQKYFNPEFDTTPIDQDLPFICRTSKKISIEDVKFVESSHYENTPYDVYGTTGTPAQKKLYRPIGINRNQELHILQIRNNVPAAVAGIHWLAFGPNTFNAVVPFYANVNDTPAAYRETGDKFDVTKMYWLSNLLATFGDYDFSLFKDQEDVFEQKTVAACRHLQLTTDEAVKDAKDIADHLTAANEQMATIAMANSNELLGQMVAAAAPKMKLQFTLHD, encoded by the coding sequence TTGGCAAAACGATATGTCGGTTCATGTACCACGGTGCTTGTTGGCAAGAAAGCTTCAATTGATGGCTCCACGATCATTGCCCGAAACGAAGACGGTGAGTCACCATTGCATCCGCAGAAATTCGTGTACGTGAAACCTGAAGATCAGCCGCGTCACTATCAATCCGTGCTCAGCAAGTTCGCGATTGATTTGCCGGCCGATCCCTTGGGCTACACGGCCACCCCGGAAGCAGAAGACGGCCACGGTATCTGGGCGGCAGCAGGGATTAATAGCGAAAATATTGCCATGACCTCAACCGAAACGATTACAACCAATAGCCGTGTCCTTGGTGTTGATCCGCTGGTGGCAGCGGGGATTGGCGAAGAAGACATGCCAACGATCGTTCTACCGTACATTCATAGCGCGCGGGACGGGGTTCAACGCTTGGGCAGTTTGCTTGAACAATATGGCACATACGAAAGCAACGGGATCGCTTTTGCTGACAAAGATGAGGTTTGGTACTTTGAAAGTATTGGCGGCCATCATTGGGCAGCCATCCGAATTCCCGACGATGCCTATGTGGTGGCGCCGAACCGTTTCAATATCACCGATTTCGATTTTGCTAGCGATGACACGATGAGTAGTGCCGATCTGCGCGATCTGATTGAAACCTATCACCTCAATCCAGATGCGGAAGGGTACAACTTGCGCCACATTTTCGGCTCCGCCACGATCAAGGATACCCGTTACAACAACCCACGTGCCTGGTACGGTCAGAAGTACTTCAACCCTGAATTCGATACGACACCGATCGATCAGGATCTGCCATTCATTTGCCGGACTAGCAAAAAAATCAGCATCGAAGACGTGAAGTTTGTGGAAAGTTCCCACTATGAAAATACGCCATACGATGTTTACGGCACGACAGGCACCCCAGCACAGAAGAAGCTTTATCGGCCAATCGGCATCAACCGTAATCAGGAACTGCACATTTTGCAGATTCGCAACAATGTGCCAGCTGCAGTTGCCGGCATTCACTGGTTGGCATTTGGCCCGAACACCTTTAATGCCGTTGTACCGTTTTACGCTAATGTCAATGACACACCAGCAGCATACCGCGAAACCGGCGACAAGTTCGATGTGACGAAAATGTACTGGCTAAGCAACCTGTTAGCAACGTTTGGTGACTACGACTTTTCGTTATTTAAAGATCAGGAAGATGTTTTTGAACAAAAAACAGTCGCCGCTTGCCGGCACTTGCAGCTCACAACTGATGAAGCTGTCAAAGATGCCAAGGATATTGCCGATCATCTGACAGCTGCCAATGAGCAGATGGCAACGATCGCCATGGCCAACAGCAATGAGTTGTTAGGTCAAATGGTGGCGGCAGCAGCGCCAAAAATGAAGTTACAGTTCACCTTGCACGACTAG
- a CDS encoding DnaD domain protein — MDLFKLIREFYIQQSVNPLSTGQIALWHGLVYQCNQLGWPSEFNMPNRTLETLTGLSRQGIIKARNALKQSGLIDFQTNGVKATTYSVIDISRKLSTSDSRQPSSQADDSVSDSRQHSRQPSRQHSLQGSLQPSRQHSSTYTKQDETKLDKTKRQQTTAPVKAAERPTEEPSSSSSSILDICNFWEGNGFGQLSPFTRESLVEWVDDMRKAGSPEPEKLVLNALRTAVESNVKNYKYVNGILKNWESKRLLTVAAVEANDSERKTNQPQRRYGKPVRTEELPVWAQDGYKPKHKKVSEEDRAKLAEQMEQLKALGKKEDSK, encoded by the coding sequence ATGGATTTATTCAAGCTAATTCGAGAGTTCTACATTCAGCAAAGCGTTAATCCGCTAAGCACAGGACAGATAGCGTTATGGCATGGGCTGGTTTACCAATGTAACCAGCTAGGCTGGCCAAGCGAATTCAATATGCCGAATCGAACACTTGAAACGTTGACTGGTTTAAGCCGTCAGGGCATCATCAAAGCCCGCAACGCGCTAAAACAGTCAGGGCTGATAGATTTTCAAACTAACGGTGTTAAGGCAACGACCTACTCAGTCATCGATATTTCACGAAAGCTTAGTACGTCAGATAGTAGGCAACCTAGTAGTCAAGCTGATGACAGTGTGTCAGATAGTAGGCAACACAGTAGGCAACCTAGTAGGCAACACAGTTTACAAGGTAGTTTACAACCTAGTAGGCAACACAGTAGCACATACACTAAACAAGACGAGACTAAACTAGACAAAACTAAACGACAACAGACTACTGCTCCAGTAAAGGCAGCAGAGAGGCCTACTGAAGAACCGTCATCGTCGTCATCATCAATTCTTGATATTTGCAATTTCTGGGAAGGCAATGGGTTTGGACAACTATCACCGTTCACCAGAGAAAGCCTTGTTGAGTGGGTTGATGACATGCGAAAAGCAGGATCACCTGAACCTGAGAAGCTAGTTCTAAATGCGCTGCGGACTGCAGTTGAAAGCAATGTCAAAAACTACAAGTACGTCAACGGCATATTGAAAAACTGGGAAAGCAAGCGTCTTCTCACGGTTGCTGCTGTCGAAGCAAACGATAGTGAACGCAAAACGAATCAGCCTCAGCGCCGTTACGGCAAGCCAGTTCGGACTGAGGAACTACCAGTCTGGGCGCAGGACGGTTACAAGCCCAAGCATAAAAAAGTATCTGAGGAAGACAGAGCTAAACTAGCCGAGCAGATGGAGCAGTTAAAGGCACTTGGAAAGAAAGAGGACTCGAAATGA
- a CDS encoding helix-turn-helix domain-containing protein encodes MSELGDYLRQLRGTMSLREASQRSHGRISHAAIAQAEKGINSHGKPFTPSAETLKEFAKLYNVSTTKLMKMAGYIEKSSDLPSNAIPVSSEEADQPVMVYGEIQAGVAKWAEQDIIGQINVPKSFAKRYGAKNLFALKVDGESMNREIPNGYTAVFSKDLEPESGDIVAVMIDSESATIKRFRETSLAVMFEPSSWDPSFKPYVFPKDGIQDFKIIGKFLYATSECI; translated from the coding sequence ATGTCAGAATTAGGCGATTATTTGCGCCAGTTGCGCGGTACCATGTCGCTTCGTGAAGCCTCCCAACGTTCACACGGGAGAATCAGCCATGCGGCAATAGCTCAAGCCGAAAAAGGTATTAATAGTCATGGCAAGCCATTCACGCCATCTGCTGAAACATTAAAAGAGTTCGCAAAACTTTACAATGTCAGCACTACTAAATTGATGAAAATGGCTGGTTACATTGAAAAGTCAAGCGATCTTCCTAGCAATGCTATTCCCGTATCAAGCGAAGAAGCTGACCAGCCGGTTATGGTTTATGGAGAAATTCAAGCCGGCGTTGCCAAGTGGGCTGAACAAGATATTATCGGTCAGATAAATGTTCCTAAGAGCTTTGCTAAAAGATACGGAGCAAAGAACCTATTCGCGCTTAAAGTTGACGGCGAATCCATGAATCGAGAAATTCCCAACGGATATACAGCGGTATTCTCGAAAGATTTAGAACCAGAAAGCGGTGATATAGTTGCCGTTATGATCGACTCAGAAAGTGCTACCATAAAGCGATTTAGAGAAACGTCATTGGCGGTGATGTTTGAGCCATCATCATGGGACCCATCTTTTAAACCATATGTATTCCCCAAAGACGGGATTCAAGATTTCAAAATCATTGGGAAGTTTTTATACGCAACAAGTGAATGTATTTGA